The genomic stretch AGACATAACTCATGACAAGAAAAAATTCCAAGATCCGGATCCATGTTTGTATTTAATTTGATAGAACTAATATATTTGAAATGGAAGCAAACAATAATAAGAGATAATTTGTAGACGTCGCGCGGTAAAGCAACTTTTTCAAAGATGGAGACAATTCAAACAATATAATCATATATCTTCATGTGAGATTCTCAATCCGGTTGAGTTAGAAACTGACAAACAAATAAGGTATAGCAATGAATGCAAGCATTTTATCTCATGGTAGTCTTCAACTCATCTAATAAACATGATTTTCTGAGAAAATTCAGTAATTGGAAACGTCAATACTCATAAGCTCAAGAAGTAATTACACAGAGCATGTTTAAGGAGAACAATTAGTCACATTTAGAAATTAATGGTGTGGAGTTTTGAATTAGTAGCCCTAACAGCGTAAATAATTAATCCAAGACAACCCAAACAATCTAGCATAGAAGAAGAACAGAACCCCGAAGTGGAATGAAAAGATTATCTTCACTACCATATGGTAATACCTGTTAATTATATCCTGCCAATCACTTCCACCATCCTTGTGTAATTTTCGACGAAAGACGGTGTTTCCATTTCGACAAGTCCTATCTGCATCTCTACCTTCTAAAGCCAATTCCATTATCCTTGCTAGCTCATCAGCTTGCTGTTTATTTCCCCTTTTACTTAAGCCATCAATCACAGGTATGAATGATGAGTGGTCGAAGTCATATCCCTTAtcaatcaacttctgaagaaGGAAGTGGGCATCATCTAACCTTTCATTCTTGCAAAGTTTGTCAATCAAATCTTTATACATGAAATTCTTCGATAAGAGAGATCTTTCTAAAGAAGCTTCAAGTAGCTCCTTTGCGTCAGAGAGTTTTCCACCGGTAAGTAATTCGTTGAACATCAAACTGTACAAAGCTTCTTTATGGCCACATACACTCAAAGCTACGTCAAAAAGTTCACAGGCTACTTTAAAATCTCCAGACTTGCAGAAGGCTTTAATCAATATTTTGAAGGAAGATACATTGGGAGATATGCCCTTATCTAGCAGTTCATGTAAAAGAGAAGTGGCATCCTTTGCTTTCCCTACTTCACAGAGACAACTAATCATATTATTGTAAGTGCAAATATCTGGACGTATTCCTCTTTCTCTCATCTCATCCATCAATCCATATATTTCAAATATTTGCCCTTTACTTCCTAACCCCCATATTAGTGAATTATAAGTTTGAAGAGTCTTGCTGCAACCATTTCTCTCCATATCTTTCAATACACGTAACGCCGATGATATCTTACCTTGCTTACAAAAACTCAGTACAAACGTATCGTAAGTCACAGAATCAGGGTGCAAGTTTTTCGCCATCATCTCAATAAATTTCTTTTTGGCTTCCTCCAGCCTCCCAACCTTGCAAAGTCCACTAATTAAGGTTGTGTAAGTGATTACATCAGGCATGCTGGTTGGTACATTGTGGACTGAATTAACTAGGCCAGCAAATGAGTTTTCTTTACCAATGGAATCTGTTCCATCGGTCCACATCTCACTTACAACTTCACTTGCTTTCTCCAATTCCCCGTTTCTACACAGACCATTGACCACAATATTGCAGGTCACAGTATCTAACTGATAATTCTTTTCATTCATCTTTTGCAGCATTTCCTCGGCCTCTACTTTTCTCCCTTGTTTCCACAGGCTATTCAACAGCGTGTTGCAAGTATAAGTATTTGGATGACAGCCTTTCCTAATCATTTCATTAAGAACAGCTTTAGCTTCAAAAACCTTCCCTTTGCTACAATACCCATGTAAGAGAGTAGTGTAAGTAACAGTATCCGGGTAAACGCCATTACTTACCATCAAATCCATCAACCTTCTGGCATCCAACATCATATGATTCCTGCACAATCCATCCATCACAATATTATACGAATAAATATTCGGTTCAATACCATTATCCACCATTTCATCAAGAACCGATCGAGCCTCCAACAACTTTCCATTTCTAAGCAAACCCAACAACCATGTATTATAACTTTCCAAATTTACAAAATTTCCTCCTTTCTTCATGGTTTCAACCAAAGACCTGGCTTCCTCCATCATCCCTTGCTGGCAAAACCCCTTAAGCATCAAATTAAAAGTTACAACATTAGGCTTCGGAAGTCCCAATTCTCCATCCATCTGCATATCCCTGAAAATCCTGGACGCCTCGAAAACCTTCCCTGCTCTACAAAGCGCAGATATCCTAGAATTAAAAGTAACAACATCAGGAAACAGACCCTTCTCTCTCATCCTCTCGACCAATTTCTCAGCCTCGTCATTCATATCCTGTTTACAGAAGCTAGACACAAGAGTGTTAAACACAACCCTGTTAACATTAAAACATAACTTGTTATCAATAAACTCCAAAGCCTCTTTAGTTTTGCCTGCTCGACAAAACCCGCGAACAAGAATCCCAGCAGTGAACTCATTAGGGTAACATCCTTTTTCAGACATTTTATCAAACAGTTGGAGGGCATGGTCAAGAGCGTTAGACTCACAAAGGGATTGAAGCAAAAGATTAAAAGTGTAGGTTTGAGGACTAACCCCTGATTGAATCATGTCAGTGTACAAAGAAGTAACGAAATGTGGACGGTTGTTTTGGAGGCTTGAACGGAGGAGGAGGTGGTAGAGTGGAAGAGGGAGAGGAGTTGATGGGAATTGGGTTCTGAGGGATTTGAAATGGGAGAAAGCCGAATCAATGTGGTGGGGTGATTGGGCCAATATACGGAGAATTGAAATGAGGGAATGATGAGCAATGTTGGGGTGGTTGGAGGTGATGAGTTGGGTTAGATTGTCGATTTCGTGGTGCATGTTGGCGGCGAGGAGAATGCGTGTGATGGTGGGGATGTGGTGGTGAGTTGAAGTGGAAGTGGAAGGAGAAGAGAGGATTCGCTTGAAGAGATGCCATGCCAATTTGGGGTTGGTGCTGTTTTGATGAACGGCTTTCATTAGCTTCCTTGTTTCTTCCATGTTTCCAAGGGAATGAGGATCATAGTTCAGGTAGTAGAGTTGACATGTTGTGAACGAAGTTGCTGATAGTAATGAGCACGGTATTCATCAAAAATTTAACgttgaaattttttattttaacACCAATTTTTACACttaattttaaattataattttttttttctttccgTTTAAAACCATTTTAGTTAATGGTGTAAATTTTTTTGATTAACACACTATATAGTTTGGTTATTATGTGTCTGTTTGATCGAGAGATCTCATGATGAAATGAAGTTTAGATGAGGGTGAACCATAGAGAAGaagagagtgagagagagatatCGAATGGTACAAGATTTTCTTACTATCAACTTTGTATTATCATCATCATAGCATAGCATGGTGTCCATGTCTTTATACAGGATGTTAGTTACACTCTATAATAAGTTAACTAACTTCTAACTATCACAACTATCTCTCAATTAACTATATTCTAAGACTCTAATACACCTCCTCAAGTTACAGGTGATGGTTTGAAGGAAGTATTTTTATTGGGTAAAAAGATGGGGTAGTGAAAAGGTCTAAAGGGGGGTTAATAgacattttaattttttttctaaaatttGACTGATTCACCAAAATTGATTATCAAAGGTTTTACAAATATGCACAAAGGAAGGTTTAAAGCGAAAATGTAAATATTATATTTTTGTAGGAACTTTATCACGTTAATATTTAACCAATTCACAAATACCAAAGATAGTTTTATGATGATACATAAATGGTAATCAATTGATTAAATTGTATATTTCACGAGGTGTGTTTGCATAACCGTTCaatataaattaatttaaatctCAATAGTTTCTTAGAATTTAATCACTATTAAAACTCGATTAGGAACTAATTATAACAAAATCTAACCTTAAGTAATAAATCACTATCAATTGAATAAACGATAAACTGCGCTAAGAATGGAAAACTTAAGCATGCAATATACTACGAAAATTAAATGCAAAAGTGTGTGTAtttgtgtgtgtgcgtgtgttCTTGTGGAtttgtgtgtgtatgtgtgtgtatgcgttcgtgtgtgtgtgtgtgtatgtatgcgttcgtgtgtgtgtgtgtgcacgcgcgtgtgtgtgtgtgagtgagAGAGAGTACATCGAAATATATAGTGGTTTGGTGTTCATCCTCACTTTGCCTACTTCACTCTTCAATGATTTCTTATTGGAATATGTTATGTTCCTTTTTATTTTGACAAATATCACAAGAGGTCATACAATCACTAATCCATAGCAATGCTGAGAAAAATAAATCTTTTATCTGAATCTTGACTTGTATACAACT from Lathyrus oleraceus cultivar Zhongwan6 chromosome 7, CAAS_Psat_ZW6_1.0, whole genome shotgun sequence encodes the following:
- the LOC127105188 gene encoding pentatricopeptide repeat-containing protein At2g17140, producing the protein MEETRKLMKAVHQNSTNPKLAWHLFKRILSSPSTSTSTHHHIPTITRILLAANMHHEIDNLTQLITSNHPNIAHHSLISILRILAQSPHHIDSAFSHFKSLRTQFPSTPLPLPLYHLLLRSSLQNNRPHFVTSLYTDMIQSGVSPQTYTFNLLLQSLCESNALDHALQLFDKMSEKGCYPNEFTAGILVRGFCRAGKTKEALEFIDNKLCFNVNRVVFNTLVSSFCKQDMNDEAEKLVERMREKGLFPDVVTFNSRISALCRAGKVFEASRIFRDMQMDGELGLPKPNVVTFNLMLKGFCQQGMMEEARSLVETMKKGGNFVNLESYNTWLLGLLRNGKLLEARSVLDEMVDNGIEPNIYSYNIVMDGLCRNHMMLDARRLMDLMVSNGVYPDTVTYTTLLHGYCSKGKVFEAKAVLNEMIRKGCHPNTYTCNTLLNSLWKQGRKVEAEEMLQKMNEKNYQLDTVTCNIVVNGLCRNGELEKASEVVSEMWTDGTDSIGKENSFAGLVNSVHNVPTSMPDVITYTTLISGLCKVGRLEEAKKKFIEMMAKNLHPDSVTYDTFVLSFCKQGKISSALRVLKDMERNGCSKTLQTYNSLIWGLGSKGQIFEIYGLMDEMRERGIRPDICTYNNMISCLCEVGKAKDATSLLHELLDKGISPNVSSFKILIKAFCKSGDFKVACELFDVALSVCGHKEALYSLMFNELLTGGKLSDAKELLEASLERSLLSKNFMYKDLIDKLCKNERLDDAHFLLQKLIDKGYDFDHSSFIPVIDGLSKRGNKQQADELARIMELALEGRDADRTCRNGNTVFRRKLHKDGGSDWQDIINRDVGSGIALKTLKRVEKGWGQGSILSLLPQKNDFLDY